The DNA sequence GAACTTTTAAATAAAATTATAGAAGAAAACAAGAATGAAGATATTTTAATTGTTTGTGCAAGCAATTCTCAAGCACTTAAAGAAGAGCTGGACAATAAAGAGATTCCGGTCATAGAAGACAGAGAACTTGTAAAAAACAAAGATTTGACCTGTGGTTTTTTGATCAGTTATGATATGCCGATCAAAGCCATCGTCTATATAGCAAGAGTGTCAAAAGCTACACACAAGGCCGTAATGCTGTTGGATGAGAGTGAGCAAAAAGCCCTGCATGCTATAGAAACTTTGCTTGGACGTGCCATTAAACAAGAAACAGTTGAAGGTTTTGCATATCCGCAAAAAGAATCTAAAGATTCAGATGAACCAAAAAGAAAAAAACTCTCAAAAGATGAGATAAGAGAAGTTGCTAAAAAACGGTATGAAAGTTCTACACAGGAAAAGCCGAAGTTTGACAAGCCAAAAGGTGATTTTACAAAGGATGATGAAAAAGAGAACAAATGGGCAAAAAAGAAAAAAGTACCCAACAAGTTTTTAGGCAAAGATGAAAACGGCAAAGCAAAATTTTCAGGAAAAAGCGGCGAGCGTAATCACCGTTATGACGGGAAGCCAAGAGAAAAGCTTACAGGGAAAAAAATAAGCATTCAAGCCCGCAAACCAAAAGATACATAAAGGCATTAGTTTGACGCTAACGGGAAAGAATTTCTGCCACTCTTTGAGAACTCCCATGCTGCAGATATTCTCTTAAAGATTGGGAATTTTGTAAAAATTTCTCTCTGTCATACTCTTTATAAGCATTTAAAAGATTTTCTACAGTCACATCCTTCTGAATAAACTCAGGATGCAGTGCCTCCTTTTTATACTGTGAAAACATAATATTCCCAAGACCAAGATAATCCAGTTTCACAAGTCTGCTTGCTAGAAAATAATCAAACGGTTTTGCAATGTAACTCAAAACAAAAGGCACACCTATGAGTGCCGCTTCAAGTGTAGCCGTTCCACTGCAGATAAAAGCAAAATCTGCATTGTAAAGGGCGTTATGCGGTTCATGCGTGATGTCAAAATCACTTATATCTCCATATAATGACTTGATGTCTGTCTGGGAAAAATGCTCAGGTATAACCAGTGTTGCCTTTACATGTAAGTGCTGCACAAGTTCCCTAAAAACAGGCATGAGTTTTGTAATTTCACCTTTTCGACTGCCGGGCATAAACACGACATTTTGTACTTCGTCCCTGAGGGATTCTTTAAAGTGTGTAATTTGGTCAAGTAATGGATGCCCGACATATTCTATAGGAGCTTCTTTTGGATAGTAACTCGGCTCAAAAGGTAAAATAGAGCATAACCTGTCTATAGTTTTGGCAAGCACGGGAATGCGTTTTTTCTTCCAGGCCCAGGCTTGGGGCAGTATATAGTAGATTATCTTTTTTTGCGGGTATCTTTTTTTGATTTTTTTTGCCAGAGGCAGGTTGAAGCCGGAAGAGTCTATCAGCAGTATTTTATCCGCCTCTTTTGCAAGTTCTGTCATTTCGTCTGCAAGTTTGAAAAAGAACCGTAATTTTTTCAAAGCATCCACAAAACCCATAATAGCAAGGCTTCTCAAATCCACAATGGGCTCTCCCAGATTTTTATCAAAGATACCTATAAATTCAACATCATCGGCCAACTCTTTTTGTAATGATCTGAGATGCATATTTGCAGAGTGTTCGAGTGCTGATACAAGAATTTTCATGAGTTTTAAGCCTTAATAATTTATAATACGGACATTATATCAAAGGTGGTCTGAAATGCTTATATCAAATGCCGTAGTGTGTGACGTAAACGGAGAAAGAAATGTCGATGTACAGATACAAGACGGTGTGATTGTCGCCATAGGTGAAAATTTGCAGGATGAAAATGTTATAGATGCCCAAGGTGCCTATCTGTTGCCGAGTCTTATAGATACCAATGTAAGAGTGCTGGATTCTTCTTTAAATGCAAAAAATATAAAAACACTTGCGAAAGAGGCAAGAAAAGGCGGAGTAGGGCATATTGTATTAAATGCCGATGCAACACCTGCTATTGACAATGAAGTTGTTTTGGAATTTGCACAAAACGGTGTCAAAGATATCAAGGGCGTAAAGATTGATTTTATGCTGAACGCTTTAAAAGAAGATATGGCGCTTTCAAATATCGCGATTTTATTAAAAAAAGGTGTTGTGGCCCCTTATATGAGCACGATAGCAAAAAACAATATTGCTATTAAAATAGCAGAATATGTCAAGATGTATGACGTAACACTCTTTTGCAAGCCTGAGGACAACTCTTTGATTAATGCCGGTGTAATGCTTGAAGGAGATGTCAGCTCAAAACTCGGACTGGCAGGAATTCCTGAGCTGAGTGAAGTATTACATGTATCACGAATGATAGAAATAGCAAGATATTTCAATATTAAAATACTCTTTAAGTCCATTGCCTCACCTCGTTCTATAGAGCTTATCACTAAGGCAAAAAAAGAGGGTGTCCATGTAAGCTGTGAAGTCTCCGTACATCACTTGATTTATTCCGATGAAGCCTGTGAAGGTTTTAATACAACGGCAAAACTCAATCCTCCTTTAGCAAGCAGGGAAGATGTCATTCTTTTGCAAAATGCTTTAAAAAATGGTGATATTGATGTTCTGAGTGTTTTGCATCAGCCAAATTCACCTGTAAATAAAGAAGTGGCGTTCTTTGATGCGGCCTATGGATGTGAAGCACTTGAAGATGCACTTTCGATTTATTATACAAAACTGGTAAAATCAGGGATGATCTCTATGAGCGAATTAGTAAAATTGACTGTACAAAATCCTGCCAAATGTATCAATACGAAAGCAGGAATTATAGAGGTAGGACAAAATGCAGCAGACATTGTGCTTTTTGACACAAATGAAAAAAAAGTTATCCACAATGCCCAGTCGCTTTATAACGGCGAAGCACTTTTTGGAACTGCTATTCCAATGCCGGAAGAGAGTGATAAAAAGTAACAACAGTCGGCACTGAAGTACCGATTCCGAAGTCTTTTTGGAACCCGTACTTCAGTGCGGGCTGAATTGCTTTTATGTTTAAATTACTTGAAAATCAACTTCTTTTTGCATAAAATATTTGTTTATACTCTGCAAAGCTGTCTGCTAAAATAGCCTCACGAACTTCTCTCATCAGGTTGAGATAGTAATGCAGGTTGTGAATCGTAGCAAGTCTGAAGTAGGTTATTTCACGCGCACGAAATAGATGGTTGATGTAGGCACGGCTGTATGTTTTACATGTAAGGCACTGACACTCAGGGTCTATAGGTAAAGGATCTTCTTTGAACTTGGCCCCTTTGATGTTTATTTTCCCAAATGAGGTAAAAAGCGTGCCGTTTCTTGCATTTCTTGTGGGCATTACACAGTCAAACATATCGATGCCGCGTTCAATATTTTCTATTAAATCTTCCGGTGTACCGACACCCATCAGGTAACGGGGTTTGTCTTTTGGCATATATTGTACGGTATGTTCTACCGTATCGTACATTTCATTGTTGAGTTCTCCTACAGAGAGCCCGCCGATGGCAAAACCGTCATAATCCAAAGCACACAGTTCGGTCGCACTTTTTGTTCGAAACGCTTTGTCTGTGCCGCCTTGAATTATGGCAAAAATATTCTGTTCAACGCCCACACCCTCTTTTTGCTTTGCACGAAAGTACTCTATTGATTCTTCTGCCCAGGCAGTTGTCCGTTCTATAGAGAGTTTTATGCGCTCCTGTGTTGCCGGCAGTGCAACCAAATCATCTAAAATCATCATGATGTCAGAACCGAGATTGTGTTGGATGTCTATTACCTTTTTAGGTGTAAAAAAGTGTTTGCTGCCGTCAATGTGGGAGCGAAACTCTATACCGTCAGTTTTTGATTTTGAGATGTCGCTTAATGAAAATGCCTGGAAACCGCCGCTGTCTGTCAAAAAACTTTTAGGGTATTGTGTAAAGCCGTGAAGCTTGCCCATCTTGGCAACCGTTTTGTCTCCGGGACGCAGATACATATGGTAGGTGTTTGCCAAAATGATGTCGGCACCGAGTAATTCTAAAACATCATGTGCATCCAAAGATTTCACACTGCCTATAGTACCGACAGGCATAAAAACAGGTGTTTTAATGGTGGAATGGGCTGTTTTAAGAGTTCCCGCACGGGCATTTTTTGAAGTTGCATCTAAAGTAAATTCCATATTTCTCCACTCATTTTAAAATTTTGTGAAATTATAGCTAATTTATGTCAGTAAAATATAGGTGATATCATCTTCTTGTATTTCTATCTTTTTTTGATACAAATTTTCAAATTCCTCAACACTGTTTGCCTGCATAAAATCTTCTGCAATATATGCATTATAACTCTCTTGTGAATTATGAACCGTGTTCTCATTCAAACCGTCACTGTAGAGAATCATTTTTTTAAGTTTTTGTATATCCAGTGTGTCAACAGTAAATTTTTTTGTATAGGATGCCAGAGGAGTATTGTTGGATTTGAGTTTGCATACTTCATCGGTATCGAGCATATAGAGTAGAGGAGGCATAGAAAAAATCGCATAACTCAGGGTATTGTGCTTAAAATGTAAAAAATGCGCACAAAGTACTTCATATTTTAGTAAATTTGGTCGTATAAACTTCACTAACGAGTTGAGTAATGTCTCAAGCGAAAACAGTTTTTTTTCTTCTTTTAGCAAATCAACAGAGTAGTTGACAAAAGAACTGCACAGCATTGCAGTCACAGAAGCAGAGATGCCTTTGCCCATACCGTCTACCAAAAAGATAAAATACTCATTTTCATTTAACTTTCGTATAATATAGCTGTCTCCGCTGAGCGTGTCTTTTGGCTTATAGACGGCTTTACATGTAAGTTTTAGAAGCCTGTTGTCCTCTTCCAAATCATTTTTTGTAATAATTTTTTCTTTTGCAAAAGTAATACCTTCCTGATAATTGCTGTATTTTATTTTTTGGTCCTGTTCTTTCATAATACATCTGTCAACTATGATGGATTTTACTGCCTGATTGAATATTGAGACTAAAGAAGAGACAGTAAAAGGTCGTTTTAAAAAGCTTGCAATATGCAGATCAATTGCTTCTTTGAGAATTTCAATACTTTGAAAAGAAGTTACCAGTACTATTGGAACAGAAGTATCCACTTTGCGTATTTTTTTGCTCATTTGCAGTCCGTTGCATATCGGCATACTGTATCTGGTAATAACAATATCTATTTCATTTTTTTGAAAGCTGTTAAAACCTTCTAGACCGTTTTTGGCACAATATACATTTTTGAACATATCGGTAAAAATGTTTTTATATATCTGTATCGTTTTTGTATCGTTTTCAACACATAATATATTTAAAGTTTTATATATGTCTGATATATAGTCATTCATCAATGCGCGGAGAGTTTTTTTACATTCAATAAAGGAACCAGATTCAAATCATCCAAAAGTTCATGCAAACCTTCATTTTGTATGTGTACCTCAAGATTTATCCCGTCGTCCACGAGTTTACACAGGTATCCTATAATAGAGGAGGTAATGGAGATGGATTCCAAAATGAGAATTTTTATATATTTTATATCCGGAGAATTGTCAATCATCTTTTCAATTTCGTTTTTTATTTCTTCATAATGGCTTATAGCCTTGATATTGCCTTTTACAGTTATAGTATTTAATGATGATGAAATTTCCATTTTTAGCTCCAGTTTGCTTTTTATAAATAGTACGCCTCTATATATTAAGAATTGCTTAATCTTGCGATTTAAAATAGCAAATAATTATAAAATGTCACTAATCAGATATTTGCAATGCTATTAGAGACTTCTAAGCCCATTTATTATAGAATTGTAAAAATATTTTTAAAGGTGAGTGAATGGCAACAATCGGTATGAGTGATATCAAAAAAAATGTGCGTCTGATAGTAGGGGAAGTTCCGTATAAAGTAGTAGAGTTCCAACATGTAAAACCGGGGAAAGGGGCAGCATTTGTCCGTATGAAAATGAAAAGCTTTTTAAACGGTAAAGTAGTGGAAAAAACAGTGCATGCGGGTGACAAGTTTGAAGTGCCTGTGATTGAATACAAAACAATGCAGTACCTGTATGATGACGGAGAGATGTATCAGTTTATGGATAATGAAACATATGATCAGCTTGGCTTGACATATGAGCAGTGTGATGATGCTTCTAAATGGTTTAAAGACGGTATCAACGTTGATATTGTGTTTTACAAAGGCAAGGCGATTTCTGTGCAGGCTCCGGAAGTAATGGAATTTGTTATCACAGAAACACCGCCGAATTTTAAAGGTGATACATCAAGCGGAAGCAAAAAACCTGCAACACTCGAAAGCGGTGCTGTTGTTCAGGTACCGTATCATGTGCTAGAGGGTGATACTGTTAAAGTCAATACAGTTGACGGCGAGTATTTAGAAAAAGTTAAATAATTTAACTTCACTGATTAAGGAATAAGCAGCATGGGATTAAGCAATAAAGAGTTACCGAAATTAGGCCTTTTGTATATGGACTATGTCCTGAGATTTTTTGACCACTCCAATTTCAAAGGGTGGCCAAACAAAATAGAAACAGTGACATATCACTGGAAAAATGATAAAGAGAGATTTATTCAAGAGGTCAAAGACAAAAAAATTGATGTACTTATCGGCAATATTCCTGCTACTGCTTATGAGACATTTCGTGAAATTGCTCGAGCCTTGCCTCATGTGCGTTTTATTCCTTCTTTGGATACACAGTTTTCTAACAAATCAAAAGAGAATGTGACACGGTTTGCCTGGAAATATGACTTGCCGATTCCAAAGACCTATATTTACTACAATCATAAAAAAGCGGATGAAGCACTGAAAAAAGCAAAGTACCCTAAAATCATAAAAAAGTCCTACGGACCTTCAAATTACGGCGGTTATTTTGTGCATAAAGTCGACAGTTATGAGGAAGCAAAAGCACTTTTGGAAGAAAAAAGATATCATCCCGTTTATGTGCAGGATTTTGTGCCGATGGAGGCAGACATTCGTGTTATGCTCATAGGGCATAAACCTGTATGTGCCTTTTGGCGTCGTGCGCCTGAGGGGGAATGGCTGACAAATACTTCCCAGGGCGGCAGTATGGATTATAATGATGTACCAAAATCCGTACTTGATTTGGCAGTAAAAGTCTCCAAGGCTGCAAAAGCAGAATACTGGGCCTGTGATGTGGCTTACGGTAAAGACGGGAAGGTCCGTATTTTAGAGTGTGCGACTGCATTTGCCGCTTTTCCTTATATAAGAGACTGGATCGGGGAATACCTGATGTGGCTTTTAAGCGAGGGAAGATTTAGAAAACCGCATATTCCAATGTTTAACTGGGAAGAGCTGGGAAAAATCTCTCCGGATTTACTGCGAACAATGCGACACATTACTTTTGGTGAATATCGTGCAAGTTATGACGGTGCCTACTTTGGTAAAAAGAAGAAAATGTATGGTGACAAAGAAGTTTATCTGCATGAACTGGATAAAAAGTATAAAATTTCTGCCGTCAAACCACGATACAGTGAGGAGTGGCCGAGTGAAAAATGGAATTATCAGGATAAACTCTCGCTTAAACCGTTGCGTTCTTTGAAGAAAGATTCGAATGTAGAAGTTCCAAAGCCTACGAAAGATGAATCACAGGAGTCTTTTAGTGATGAGGTGAAAATTACACAAGAAGAACTGAGTGATTTTTTAACATCTGTAAAAGGCATAGGGAAAAAGAAAGTAAAAAAAATAGTGGAACATTTTGGTGATGTGGATGAGGTAATTGGTGTATTGCATCAAAATCCGAATATGCTGACAGAAATAAAAGGCATTACGGAGAAGCTTGTAAAAAAAATAAAAAAAGCATGGAAAAAGCTTCTTAAATAAGGAGCTTTTTTTCATCTTCTTACCTCAAATTAAGTCATTTTAACTATAATCACTCTATTCTTTACATACTAAAAAACGGAGTGATTTTTGAGTGCAAAACCTTCCTTTACACATTTACATCTTCATACAGAATACTCACTGTTAGACGGTGCAAACAAACTCTCAAACCTTGTTTCAAGAGTCAAAGAACTTGGGATGACAAGTGTTGCTATGACAGATCACGGCAATATGTTTGGAGCTATTGATTTTTACAAGCAGATGAAAAATGCCGGACTCAAGCCTATTATCGGTATGGAAGGGTACATTCACAACGGTGAGACTCTTGGCGATAAAAGTACAAAACAGCGTTTTCATATCTGTTTATATGCCAAAAATAAAAAGGGATATGAAAATCTGATGTACCTCTCCTCCAAAGCCTTTATAGAGGGCTTTTACTATTTCCCGCGAATCAACAAAAAAGAGCTGAGAGAACACAGTGAGGGGATTATCTGTACCTCTGCATGTCTTCAGGGAGAAGTAAACTGGCACCTAAATCTGCAAAATGAAAGAAATGTCAAAAACGGTGCGCTCGGATATGAGGGTGCTTTAGATGTCGCTCGGGAGTATCAGGATATTTTCGGTGATGATTTTTACCTTGAACTGATGCGTCACGGTATCGGGGATCAACTCTACATAGATGAGCAGATTTTAAAAATTTCCAAAGAAACAGGTATTAAAGTTGTGGCGACAAATGACACACACTATACCTATCCTGAAGATGCCCAGTACCATGAGGCCTTTATGTGCATAGGGATGAATAAACTTTATGATGATCCAAATCGTATGCGTCACTCGGTACATGAGTTTTATATAAAATCTCCTGATGAGATGGCACGGCTTTTTGCCGATATTCCGGAAGCTTTAGAACATACGCAGGAAATTACAGACAAAATAGAAGATTTTGTACCCATTGTAAAATCACCGACACCGCCCAACTTTAAATTTACGCAGGAGTATGCAAAAGAAGAGGGGCTTGATATAGACTTTGAAGATGATCCCCCTTTACCTGAAAATGCCACAGAAGAAGAGAAAAAAAAGTGGATGAGTGCTGCTGATAAGAATGATGCTGAATTTTTCATTGTCAAATGCCGACAGGGACTCCAAAAGCGTCTGAAAATTGTTCCAAAAGAGAAGCATCAGGAGTATCGTGACAGGCTGGAATTTGAGATGAACATCATTAACTCTATGAAATTTCCCGGTTATATGATGATTGTTTGGGACTTTGTTAAAGAGGCAAAGCGTCTGGGTATTGCAGTAGGTCCAGGACGGGGAAGTGCTGCCGGAAGCCTGGTTGCCTACTCTTTGGAGATTACCGACATTGACCCGATGAAATACGACCTGCTTTTTGAGCGTTTTTTAAATCCTGAGCGTGTGAGTATGCCCGATATTGATATGGATTTTATGCAGGCGCGCCGCGGAGAAGTGATAGACTATGTCACAAAAAAATACGGGCGTAATCAGGTTGCCCAAATCATTACTTTTGGTTCTTTGCTTGCCAAGGGAGTCATTCGGGATGTGGCACGTGTTTTGGATATGCCGCTTAGTAAAGCCGACCAGATGGCAAAACTTGTACCCGATGAACTCGGCATTACACTTAACGGTAAAACAAAAAACGGAGAGTTTAAAGAGGGTGCTTTTCAAAAAGAGCCAAAACTTCGAGAACTCATAGAGAGTGATCCTCAGGTCGGACGGGTTTGGGAATTTGCCAAAAAGCTTGAAGGGCTCAAGCGAAATGCAGGAATGCACGCTGCCGGTGTCGTTATAAGCAATGAAGAGTTATGGAAAAAAACACCTATATACAAGCCTTCCGGGGAAGATACCTTTGTCACACAGTATTCACTCAACTATATGGAAGATGTCGATTTAATCAAGTTTGACTTCTTGGGTCTAAAAACACTCGATGTTATTGACAATGCAATCAAACTCATTAAAAGAAGATACAACAAGGAGATAGACTGGCATCAGATAGACGAAAATGACAAAAATGTGTATGATGTCATTCAGACCGGTGAAACAGTCGGAATGTTTCAGATAGAATCATCCGGTATGCAGGATCTGAACCGTCGTTTAAAACCTTCAAACTTTGAGGATTTGATTGCGGTCCTGGCACTGTATCGTCCGGGTCCTATGGAATCAGGGATGCTTGATGATTTCATCGAGCGTAAACACGGACGACAGGAAATTACCTATGTTTTTCCCGCACTTGAAGAGATACTCAAGCCTACCTACGGAGTTATAGTTTATCAAGAACAGGTTATGCAGATTGTGCAGACTATCGGTGGATTTTCTCTCGGTGGTGCAGATATTGTGCGCCGTGCCATGGGGAAGAAAAAAGTCGAGGAGATGCTTAAATACAACAAAGAGTTCTCCGAGGGTGCAGCCAAACAGGGGCTTGATTATAAAACGGCTTCAGAACTCTTTGATTTGATTGAAAAGTTTGCCGGATACGGTTTCAACAAATCACACTCGGCAGCCTATGCCATGGTTACTTTTCAAACGGCATGGCTCAAGACATATTATCCCAATGAATTTATGGCAGCACTTTTAACCTCAGACAAAGACAATACAGAAAAAGTAGTGCGCTATATAGATGAAGTCAAGCGAATGGGCATAGCACTTTCTCCTCCTGATATCTGTGACTCTTATTTGGAATTTTCTGCTATTACGAAAAATCAGCAGGAGATTATTTTGTTTGGTTTGGGCGGTATAAAAGGGGTTGGAGAAGCAGCTATTTATGCCATGATAGAAGAGCGCGAAGAAAACGGCGACTATACCTCTTTGCAGGATTTTGTCAACAGAATCGAGCCAAGTAAAGTAAACAAGCGTGTTATTGAAGCCATTATAAAGTCAGGCGGATTTGACAGATACGGCTACTCACGAAAAGCACTCTTAGACCAGATAGAACTGATTGTGGAGACGGCAAAAAAAGCGAGTGAAGCAAAGAAAAATGCAGTTGGTTCTCTTTTTGGAGATGATGAAGAGATTACAACCGTAAAACTCGAACTTACAAACTCAGACGAATATGAACTCAAAGAGATTTTAGAGTTTGAAAAAGAGACTTTGGGATTTTATGTCTCCGGGCATCCGATGGATAATTTCAGACAAGAATTGGATGAGCTAAATTATACACTCTCATCAGAACTTGAAAGCATCAAAGACGGCTCTTTTGCTATATTTATAGGAAAAGTAGAAGAGATAACGAAAAAAATCTCTAAAAAAGGGAATCAGTTCGGTATTGTCAACCTGATGGACTTTCATGGAAATATTGAAATTATGCTTTTTTCCGATAAGCTCGAACAACTCAGTGAAATGGACTTGGAAGAACCTGTTGCTTTTAAGGCAAGAGTCACGCATACTGATTTTGGACCACGACTCAATGTTACAAAGCTAATGACACTCAAACAGGCAAAGAAAGAGACAAAAAAAGTAAAAACAGAGATTCAAGAAGCGCCGCCGGAGCCAATTAATTTGGCTGTACGACTGAGCAGTAATTTTGATGTACTGGAAAAACTTTATACGCTTATCAGGCAAAATCCGGGGAACAGACCGCTTAAAATTACCATAGTATCAAAACTGCACAATGTCGTCATAGATTCCGCCATACATGTAAATGCACAGCTCATAACTGCGCTTGAAGGCAATGAATTTGTGGATATAATAGGATAAACAGATGAATAAACAAGATTTCAACGAAGGACTTTTAGGCTTTTTGGATGCTTCGCCTACGCCTTTTCATGCGACGCAAAATATGGCAATGATGTTTGAAAATGCAGGATTTATCAAGCTTGATGAAACAGATAAATGGGAACTTAAAGCAGGACAAAAGTATTATGTCACACGCAATGGCTCTTCAATAATTGCCTTTACCTACCCAAAAACAGAAAAAAATTATGTGATGGTTGGGGCACATACCGATTCGCCAAACCTGAAACTCAAGCCAAATCCTGTAATAAAAGAGCATGGTGTGGTGAAATTCGGTGTTGAGCCTTACGGCGGACTGCTCTTAAATCCCTGGTTTGACAGAGATTTGTCTTTAGCGGGTCGGGTAAGTTATCTTGATGCAAACAAGACTTTGCAAAGTATCTTGATTAATGTGCAAAAGCCAATCGCTGTTATTCCATCGCTAGCCATTCATTTGGACGACAAAGCCAACAAAGAGAGAACGGTGAACAAACAGACAGATATCTGTCCGGTTTTGAGCACAAATGAAGATTTTGATTTTGATGAATTTATTAAATGGCAGCTTGCAAACAACGGTATTGGAGATGTCGAAGAAATTTATGCAAGTGAGTTGAGCTTTTATGATACACAAAAAGCAGAATTTGTAGGGCTGCGGAATGATTTTATTGCAAGTGCGCGGCTTGATAATCTGCTGAGTTGTTACACAGGCATGGTTAGTATTTGCAGTGTAAATACAGACAAGCCTATGCTTTTCATCGCAAGTGACCATGAAGAGGTGGGGAGTGAATCGACGAGCGGAGCAGGGGGCAGTTTTTTAGAAAATACCCTGCACAGAATGTTTGATGATTATGAAGAGTATATGCAGATGACAAGAAGCTCTTTGATGATAAGTGCAGACAATGCCCATGCAATTCATCCAAATTACCCGGCAAAACATGACAGCAATCATGCCCCGCATATAAACAAAGGTGTTGTCATAAAAGTCAATGCAAATCAGCGATATGCCTCCAATGACAAAACAATAGCAAAGTTTAAGTATAACGCTTCATTGTTACATGTAAGGCTGCAAAATTTTGTGACAAGAAGCGATATGGGATGTGGCTCCACCATAGGACCCATCACGGCTTCGCGTTTAGGAATAGACACCATAGATGTAGGACTGCCAACCTGGGCAATGCATTCCATACGCGAACTTGCCGGCAGTGATGATGCACATGATTTGTATAAAATTTTGACAGGACTCAGTGCTTAATGGCATCTATTACACCGCAGGAACTTAATGTTCTTATTCAGCAGACTTATAAGGTTGAGAATGAGTTTAATGAGTTAAAGGCCTCGTATGCACACC is a window from the Sulfurimonas hydrogeniphila genome containing:
- the tgt gene encoding tRNA guanosine(34) transglycosylase Tgt yields the protein MEFTLDATSKNARAGTLKTAHSTIKTPVFMPVGTIGSVKSLDAHDVLELLGADIILANTYHMYLRPGDKTVAKMGKLHGFTQYPKSFLTDSGGFQAFSLSDISKSKTDGIEFRSHIDGSKHFFTPKKVIDIQHNLGSDIMMILDDLVALPATQERIKLSIERTTAWAEESIEYFRAKQKEGVGVEQNIFAIIQGGTDKAFRTKSATELCALDYDGFAIGGLSVGELNNEMYDTVEHTVQYMPKDKPRYLMGVGTPEDLIENIERGIDMFDCVMPTRNARNGTLFTSFGKINIKGAKFKEDPLPIDPECQCLTCKTYSRAYINHLFRAREITYFRLATIHNLHYYLNLMREVREAILADSFAEYKQIFYAKRS
- a CDS encoding amidohydrolase family protein, whose amino-acid sequence is MLISNAVVCDVNGERNVDVQIQDGVIVAIGENLQDENVIDAQGAYLLPSLIDTNVRVLDSSLNAKNIKTLAKEARKGGVGHIVLNADATPAIDNEVVLEFAQNGVKDIKGVKIDFMLNALKEDMALSNIAILLKKGVVAPYMSTIAKNNIAIKIAEYVKMYDVTLFCKPEDNSLINAGVMLEGDVSSKLGLAGIPELSEVLHVSRMIEIARYFNIKILFKSIASPRSIELITKAKKEGVHVSCEVSVHHLIYSDEACEGFNTTAKLNPPLASREDVILLQNALKNGDIDVLSVLHQPNSPVNKEVAFFDAAYGCEALEDALSIYYTKLVKSGMISMSELVKLTVQNPAKCINTKAGIIEVGQNAADIVLFDTNEKKVIHNAQSLYNGEALFGTAIPMPEESDKK
- the lpxB gene encoding lipid-A-disaccharide synthase produces the protein MKILVSALEHSANMHLRSLQKELADDVEFIGIFDKNLGEPIVDLRSLAIMGFVDALKKLRFFFKLADEMTELAKEADKILLIDSSGFNLPLAKKIKKRYPQKKIIYYILPQAWAWKKKRIPVLAKTIDRLCSILPFEPSYYPKEAPIEYVGHPLLDQITHFKESLRDEVQNVVFMPGSRKGEITKLMPVFRELVQHLHVKATLVIPEHFSQTDIKSLYGDISDFDITHEPHNALYNADFAFICSGTATLEAALIGVPFVLSYIAKPFDYFLASRLVKLDYLGLGNIMFSQYKKEALHPEFIQKDVTVENLLNAYKEYDREKFLQNSQSLREYLQHGSSQRVAEILSR
- the efp gene encoding elongation factor P, encoding MATIGMSDIKKNVRLIVGEVPYKVVEFQHVKPGKGAAFVRMKMKSFLNGKVVEKTVHAGDKFEVPVIEYKTMQYLYDDGEMYQFMDNETYDQLGLTYEQCDDASKWFKDGINVDIVFYKGKAISVQAPEVMEFVITETPPNFKGDTSSGSKKPATLESGAVVQVPYHVLEGDTVKVNTVDGEYLEKVK
- a CDS encoding ATP-grasp domain-containing protein, whose protein sequence is MGLSNKELPKLGLLYMDYVLRFFDHSNFKGWPNKIETVTYHWKNDKERFIQEVKDKKIDVLIGNIPATAYETFREIARALPHVRFIPSLDTQFSNKSKENVTRFAWKYDLPIPKTYIYYNHKKADEALKKAKYPKIIKKSYGPSNYGGYFVHKVDSYEEAKALLEEKRYHPVYVQDFVPMEADIRVMLIGHKPVCAFWRRAPEGEWLTNTSQGGSMDYNDVPKSVLDLAVKVSKAAKAEYWACDVAYGKDGKVRILECATAFAAFPYIRDWIGEYLMWLLSEGRFRKPHIPMFNWEELGKISPDLLRTMRHITFGEYRASYDGAYFGKKKKMYGDKEVYLHELDKKYKISAVKPRYSEEWPSEKWNYQDKLSLKPLRSLKKDSNVEVPKPTKDESQESFSDEVKITQEELSDFLTSVKGIGKKKVKKIVEHFGDVDEVIGVLHQNPNMLTEIKGITEKLVKKIKKAWKKLLK
- a CDS encoding response regulator, with amino-acid sequence MNDYISDIYKTLNILCVENDTKTIQIYKNIFTDMFKNVYCAKNGLEGFNSFQKNEIDIVITRYSMPICNGLQMSKKIRKVDTSVPIVLVTSFQSIEILKEAIDLHIASFLKRPFTVSSLVSIFNQAVKSIIVDRCIMKEQDQKIKYSNYQEGITFAKEKIITKNDLEEDNRLLKLTCKAVYKPKDTLSGDSYIIRKLNENEYFIFLVDGMGKGISASVTAMLCSSFVNYSVDLLKEEKKLFSLETLLNSLVKFIRPNLLKYEVLCAHFLHFKHNTLSYAIFSMPPLLYMLDTDEVCKLKSNNTPLASYTKKFTVDTLDIQKLKKMILYSDGLNENTVHNSQESYNAYIAEDFMQANSVEEFENLYQKKIEIQEDDITYILLT